One genomic segment of Thermovibrio guaymasensis includes these proteins:
- a CDS encoding mechanosensitive ion channel, with translation MELPTAVLIQYGATALKAVIIAVVGWLIALASKKVVERITGSIEVLKKQEGLPESAGKLTYYFVILVTTIAVLEVIGLKYVTQPFIDLINKVAEYLPNLIGATVILVVGIFFAKVAREFTNSLLETLQIENYFKKYGIEDLGGAVGNIVYLFILLFVVIAALNALQIEAITEPATSMLTMILNAIPRIVAAAVVFGIIFYVGKVVAGITAKVVDELNIDEIAKEVGISSDKVKFKELVRYLILTFAVLLGLDQAFHYLEAEALYQLTNQFTVIAFKLVVASAILFAGAYLGNLIEKRTENETIGKVIKYAFITASVFIALPFVGVSPQVIEIVVLSLSLGVGLAFALAFGLGGKEVAAELLKKLTNSHKNG, from the coding sequence ATGGAACTTCCAACCGCTGTACTGATTCAGTACGGGGCAACCGCCCTTAAGGCAGTAATAATAGCAGTAGTTGGTTGGCTGATTGCCCTGGCAAGCAAGAAAGTCGTTGAGAGAATCACCGGAAGTATAGAAGTACTGAAAAAACAGGAGGGGCTTCCGGAAAGTGCAGGAAAACTAACCTACTACTTCGTTATTCTGGTTACGACAATAGCAGTCCTTGAAGTCATCGGCCTCAAGTACGTTACACAGCCCTTTATTGACTTAATTAACAAAGTTGCAGAATACCTGCCCAACCTCATTGGAGCTACGGTAATACTGGTAGTCGGGATCTTCTTTGCTAAAGTAGCAAGGGAATTTACAAACTCACTCCTTGAAACCCTCCAGATTGAAAACTACTTCAAGAAGTACGGAATTGAAGACTTAGGAGGAGCGGTAGGTAACATCGTTTACCTCTTCATCCTGCTGTTCGTGGTAATTGCGGCCCTTAATGCCCTACAAATTGAGGCTATAACTGAACCGGCCACATCAATGTTAACTATGATTCTTAATGCAATACCGAGAATTGTGGCCGCCGCTGTTGTATTTGGAATAATCTTCTACGTGGGAAAAGTAGTAGCTGGAATTACTGCAAAGGTAGTTGACGAGCTCAACATTGATGAAATTGCAAAGGAAGTAGGAATTTCTTCAGACAAAGTGAAGTTTAAGGAGCTGGTAAGGTATCTAATCTTAACTTTTGCAGTTCTCCTTGGACTTGACCAGGCATTTCACTACCTTGAGGCAGAAGCTCTATATCAACTAACCAACCAGTTCACGGTAATTGCGTTTAAGCTTGTTGTTGCATCAGCAATTCTCTTTGCCGGAGCTTACCTTGGAAACTTAATAGAGAAAAGAACTGAAAATGAAACAATAGGAAAAGTAATTAAATACGCCTTCATCACAGCTTCAGTATTTATAGCATTACCATTTGTCGGAGTTTCACCTCAGGTAATTGAAATCGTCGTCCTCTCACTCTCACTTGGAGTAGGTTTGGCCTTTGCCCTTGCATTCGGCCTTGGAGGTAAGGAGGTAGCTGCAGAGCTCCTCAAGAAACTAACAAACTCCCACAAAAACGGCTAA
- the topA gene encoding type I DNA topoisomerase, translating into MGKKLLIVESPAKAKTIQKYLGKDFVVKASMGHVIDLPEKEFGVDIEKDFKPKYVTIKGKAKVLKEIKEAAKKSDEVYLATDPDREGEAISWHIANALKRIKKDKVYRVRFNEITKRAIAEAVKNPDKIDENKVYAQQARRILDRIVGYTISPLLSKRFKRALSAGRVQSVALRLICDREEEIKNFVKKEYWTVEALLRKGDKEFGAKAVAVDGKKLGKFDIPNREKANEIVSRTIGKPFKVVKVERKERRRKPPAPFITSTLQQEASKRFGFPAKLTMQIAQQLYEGIDLGNERVGLITYMRTDSTRVSEEAVKEVRKFISEELGKEYLPSKARNYEGKTPKSAQDAHEAIRPTSVFRTPESVKKYLTPEQYKLYDLIWRRFVASQMRDAVFNTVSADIDAGGVTFRATGSTLKEEGFLKVYPVEVEEKLLPDLKEGEEVEVKEVKGVQHFTEPPPRYTEGTLVKALEEEGVGRPSTYATIISNIIQRGYVEKEKQRLKPTELGQFINSLLKKLFPKIVDVKFTASVEEELDKIEEGKKDWKELLKEFYFGEFKGLLENAERELKGMRGEEVGRECPECGAPLLKVHGRYGTFIACSNYPKCKYKESLKEDEKVGRECPECGGELVIKRGKFGRFIACSNYPKCKYTEPLTFGKCPKCGEGDIVERKSKKGKVFYGCSRYPDCDFVSSKPPKGV; encoded by the coding sequence ATGGGAAAGAAGCTCCTGATAGTGGAGTCTCCTGCAAAGGCAAAGACTATTCAGAAGTATTTAGGTAAGGATTTTGTAGTAAAGGCCTCAATGGGCCACGTGATTGACCTTCCGGAAAAGGAGTTTGGAGTTGATATAGAGAAAGATTTTAAACCTAAGTACGTAACTATTAAAGGAAAGGCTAAAGTTTTAAAGGAAATTAAAGAAGCGGCTAAGAAGAGCGATGAAGTTTACCTTGCAACCGACCCCGACAGGGAAGGAGAGGCAATAAGCTGGCACATAGCAAATGCCCTAAAGAGGATAAAAAAAGATAAGGTCTATAGAGTAAGGTTTAACGAGATTACCAAAAGAGCAATAGCTGAAGCGGTTAAGAATCCAGATAAGATTGATGAGAATAAAGTTTACGCCCAGCAGGCAAGGAGAATCCTAGATAGGATTGTCGGGTATACGATTTCTCCTTTGCTTTCAAAGAGGTTTAAGAGAGCTCTCTCCGCCGGAAGGGTTCAGTCTGTAGCTCTAAGGTTAATCTGTGACAGGGAAGAGGAAATTAAGAACTTCGTTAAGAAGGAGTACTGGACTGTTGAGGCTCTCCTTAGGAAGGGAGATAAGGAGTTTGGAGCCAAGGCAGTTGCCGTTGACGGCAAGAAACTGGGTAAGTTTGATATTCCAAATAGAGAAAAGGCTAATGAAATAGTAAGTAGAACCATCGGAAAACCCTTTAAAGTTGTAAAGGTAGAGAGGAAGGAGAGAAGGAGGAAACCTCCTGCTCCGTTTATAACTTCAACCCTCCAGCAGGAGGCCTCCAAGAGGTTTGGCTTTCCTGCTAAGTTAACGATGCAGATAGCTCAGCAGCTGTACGAAGGTATAGACTTAGGTAATGAGAGAGTCGGTCTTATTACCTATATGAGGACAGACTCAACCAGGGTTTCTGAAGAGGCCGTTAAGGAGGTCAGGAAGTTTATCTCTGAAGAACTTGGGAAGGAGTACCTTCCTTCAAAGGCTAGAAATTATGAGGGTAAAACTCCAAAGAGCGCTCAGGATGCTCACGAAGCAATAAGGCCTACTTCCGTTTTTAGGACTCCAGAGAGCGTTAAGAAGTACCTTACTCCGGAGCAGTATAAGCTCTACGACCTGATATGGAGAAGGTTTGTCGCTTCCCAGATGAGGGATGCCGTCTTTAACACCGTATCCGCCGATATAGATGCCGGGGGGGTTACCTTCAGGGCAACAGGTTCAACTCTAAAGGAAGAGGGTTTCTTGAAGGTCTACCCCGTTGAAGTTGAGGAGAAGTTACTTCCCGACTTGAAGGAAGGGGAAGAAGTTGAAGTAAAGGAGGTAAAAGGAGTTCAGCACTTTACAGAGCCTCCTCCCCGCTATACTGAGGGAACTCTAGTTAAGGCCCTTGAGGAGGAAGGAGTTGGAAGGCCTTCAACCTACGCAACTATCATCTCAAACATAATTCAGAGGGGTTACGTAGAGAAGGAAAAACAGAGGTTAAAACCTACTGAACTTGGCCAGTTTATAAACTCCCTCTTGAAGAAGCTCTTTCCCAAAATAGTTGACGTTAAGTTTACAGCTTCCGTGGAGGAAGAGCTTGATAAGATTGAGGAGGGGAAGAAAGACTGGAAGGAGCTCTTAAAGGAGTTCTACTTCGGGGAGTTTAAAGGTCTCCTTGAAAATGCAGAGAGAGAGCTTAAGGGAATGAGGGGTGAGGAAGTTGGCAGGGAGTGCCCAGAGTGTGGAGCTCCCCTTCTGAAGGTTCACGGCCGCTACGGAACTTTTATAGCCTGCTCAAACTACCCGAAGTGTAAATACAAGGAGAGTTTAAAGGAAGATGAGAAAGTCGGTAGGGAGTGTCCAGAGTGTGGAGGGGAGCTTGTTATAAAGAGGGGTAAGTTTGGCAGATTCATCGCCTGTTCAAACTATCCGAAGTGTAAGTATACAGAGCCTTTAACCTTTGGAAAGTGTCCAAAGTGTGGAGAAGGTGATATAGTTGAAAGGAAGAGTAAGAAGGGGAAGGTTTTTTACGGGTGCAGTCGCTATCCCGATTGTGATTTCGTTTCAAGTAAACCTCCTAAAGGAGTTTAG
- a CDS encoding metallophosphoesterase, whose protein sequence is MRVAVVSDSHDNLLKVKEFISWVNSNSVDLVIHCGDFVSPFTVKLLTSDLKCDFIGVFGNNDGEITGLLTVSGGVIEKPPVAKVIDGQRVAIMHEPLFVESLAKSGDFDFVLYGHTHQVDMRVVNGCQVLNPGELCGYLTGKSSFAILDTAELTVEIVWL, encoded by the coding sequence GTGAGAGTAGCGGTCGTTTCAGACAGTCACGATAACCTTTTAAAAGTTAAGGAGTTCATCAGCTGGGTTAACTCCAACAGCGTAGACTTGGTCATTCACTGTGGAGATTTTGTTTCTCCCTTTACGGTTAAGCTTTTGACTTCAGATCTAAAGTGCGATTTTATTGGGGTTTTCGGGAATAACGACGGGGAGATTACCGGCCTTCTTACCGTTTCTGGTGGTGTTATTGAAAAACCACCGGTTGCCAAAGTTATTGATGGGCAAAGAGTTGCTATAATGCACGAACCTTTGTTCGTTGAGAGCTTGGCAAAGTCCGGAGACTTTGACTTTGTCCTTTACGGCCACACCCATCAGGTTGATATGAGAGTCGTAAACGGGTGTCAAGTTTTAAATCCGGGGGAGCTCTGCGGCTACCTAACGGGGAAGAGCTCTTTTGCTATACTGGACACTGCTGAACTTACAGTGGAGATAGTATGGCTATGA
- a CDS encoding carbonic anhydrase yields the protein MAMNPVKVIEKFLLKECVSKEESSSYDSCIVCSSSVVWRISSLFPESYIVSNGAAQVFPNLSTVYYAVKDLKVPLIAIVGSTSTPLERFVEINLQSAEFEFKLLKKTYEENAEILLTMYEDKRLFNAALMELNIDAQIGKLLSLSDISELVERGELAVCGLIFDELLIYGDRPNFYLINFNGVRDPDEIRNHDLLLEIPESVRKTKVKRVHVQF from the coding sequence ATGGCTATGAATCCGGTTAAGGTTATTGAGAAGTTCTTACTAAAGGAGTGTGTTAGTAAAGAAGAGAGTAGCAGTTACGATTCCTGCATAGTCTGTTCTTCAAGTGTAGTGTGGAGAATCTCCTCCCTCTTTCCCGAAAGTTACATAGTTTCAAACGGGGCAGCCCAGGTCTTTCCGAACCTATCAACCGTTTACTACGCAGTTAAGGACCTTAAAGTTCCTCTTATAGCTATAGTCGGCTCAACCTCAACTCCGCTGGAGAGGTTCGTTGAGATAAACCTTCAGAGCGCAGAGTTTGAGTTTAAACTTCTAAAGAAAACTTACGAGGAGAATGCAGAAATTCTCCTTACGATGTATGAGGATAAAAGGCTCTTTAATGCAGCCCTCATGGAGCTCAATATTGATGCACAGATAGGAAAACTCCTCTCTCTATCTGATATTTCAGAACTAGTTGAGAGGGGAGAGCTTGCAGTTTGCGGTTTAATCTTTGACGAACTCCTTATTTACGGTGATAGACCCAACTTCTACCTAATAAACTTTAACGGCGTAAGGGATCCTGATGAGATAAGGAACCACGACCTCCTTTTAGAGATTCCAGAGTCAGTTAGGAAGACAAAGGTTAAAAGGGTTCACGTTCAGTTTTAA
- a CDS encoding thioredoxin fold domain-containing protein, with protein MSRVTQTITVVTQVTPLPQFKACQVKTESGDTFFLSDDGKWIIEGILIKVPQLVMKEKDRRKLMERALFKIGKGEPLIVLTNPKCRACTENKDKIRKLARRFTLLFVPVGFEKEEFEAAVDAYCRNKNLKDFFKEERGIKVCDRGKLKVWTVQGILKKYGITATPTFILPDGRVIVGVKELMEEVKTEREPF; from the coding sequence TTGAGCCGGGTAACCCAAACAATAACTGTAGTTACCCAGGTAACTCCCCTTCCCCAGTTTAAAGCCTGCCAAGTTAAAACTGAAAGTGGAGATACCTTTTTCCTATCTGATGACGGAAAGTGGATAATAGAGGGAATCCTCATTAAAGTACCCCAGCTAGTAATGAAGGAAAAGGATAGAAGGAAGTTAATGGAGAGAGCTCTCTTCAAAATAGGTAAAGGAGAGCCTTTAATAGTCCTAACAAACCCAAAATGTAGGGCCTGCACAGAGAACAAGGATAAGATAAGGAAACTGGCAAGGAGATTCACACTACTATTTGTCCCGGTAGGCTTTGAAAAAGAGGAGTTTGAAGCTGCAGTTGACGCTTACTGCAGAAATAAGAACTTAAAGGACTTCTTTAAGGAAGAGAGAGGGATAAAAGTCTGCGATAGGGGAAAGCTAAAGGTCTGGACTGTTCAAGGAATTCTTAAAAAGTACGGGATAACTGCAACTCCAACTTTCATTCTCCCAGACGGAAGAGTTATCGTCGGAGTAAAGGAACTTATGGAAGAGGTTAAAACTGAACGTGAACCCTTTTAA
- a CDS encoding DUF2391 family protein, with protein sequence MDKERIEEIEKELQALQESVVQIREDLKGKREGFRFSDFIQEVMGATLLAFPFAANADIWELSKKISFLHVVLILILITAGLFFAIKYSNLGNFKVQQVAGFLPLRLITILSISLFVSALSLLVLGVYPSIVDNLGWFFKATVLITLFSVMGSFGLDAAK encoded by the coding sequence TTGGATAAAGAGAGGATTGAAGAAATTGAGAAGGAGCTCCAGGCACTCCAGGAGTCGGTAGTTCAGATTAGGGAGGACTTAAAGGGAAAGAGGGAGGGCTTTCGCTTTAGCGACTTTATTCAGGAGGTTATGGGAGCGACCCTCCTTGCCTTCCCCTTTGCTGCAAACGCCGATATATGGGAGCTCTCTAAAAAGATCTCCTTCCTCCACGTGGTTTTAATTTTAATTCTCATAACGGCTGGTCTTTTCTTTGCAATCAAGTACTCTAACTTGGGAAACTTCAAGGTTCAGCAGGTGGCCGGTTTCCTACCTCTGAGGCTCATTACGATTCTTTCAATATCCCTTTTTGTTTCAGCCCTTTCCCTCCTAGTTCTCGGTGTTTACCCTTCAATAGTTGATAACTTAGGTTGGTTCTTTAAGGCGACCGTCTTGATAACCCTCTTTTCGGTCATGGGAAGTTTCGGCCTTGATGCTGCAAAGTGA
- the fabG gene encoding 3-oxoacyl-[acyl-carrier-protein] reductase — translation MFEELKGAVVLVTGGTRGIGKAIAQRFSEVGATVYITGTNQERTLQVASELGVNGFKMDVTDREEVKKVVFEILEKEGKIDILVNNAGITRDTLFIRMKDEDWDKVIDTNLNGVYNVTRAVVPYMVKKRKGVIINISSVVGFTGNVGQVNYSATKSALIGFTKSLAKELGGRGIRVNAVAPGYITTDMTKAIPEKVKSELLKSIPLRREGEPREVADVVLFLSSNMASYITGTTLHVNGGLF, via the coding sequence ATGTTTGAGGAGCTAAAGGGAGCGGTTGTTTTAGTAACCGGAGGAACGAGGGGAATAGGGAAAGCAATTGCCCAGAGGTTCAGCGAAGTTGGGGCTACGGTTTACATAACCGGAACGAATCAGGAGAGAACCCTTCAGGTTGCATCTGAACTTGGTGTGAATGGCTTTAAAATGGACGTTACCGATAGGGAAGAAGTTAAAAAGGTCGTTTTTGAAATCCTTGAGAAGGAAGGGAAGATAGACATTCTCGTTAACAACGCAGGGATTACGAGGGATACCCTTTTTATAAGAATGAAGGATGAGGACTGGGACAAGGTTATTGATACAAACCTGAACGGAGTCTACAACGTAACTAGGGCTGTTGTCCCTTACATGGTTAAGAAGAGGAAAGGGGTTATTATAAATATCTCTTCCGTTGTTGGCTTTACGGGAAACGTCGGGCAGGTCAACTACTCTGCCACAAAGTCAGCCCTTATTGGTTTTACGAAGTCCTTGGCTAAAGAGCTTGGAGGAAGGGGTATTAGGGTAAACGCTGTAGCTCCCGGTTACATAACTACTGATATGACGAAGGCTATTCCTGAAAAGGTTAAGTCTGAGCTCCTTAAGTCAATTCCTTTGAGGAGGGAAGGAGAGCCTAGGGAAGTTGCAGATGTAGTCCTCTTTCTATCCTCAAATATGGCTTCTTATATTACCGGTACAACGCTCCACGTTAACGGTGGACTTTTTTAA
- the acpP gene encoding acyl carrier protein: MENIEQKVKEIVADRLGVDPDEVTPEASFIEDLGADSLDTVELVMALEEEFGIEIPDEDAEKIQTVGDAIEYIQKHL, from the coding sequence ATGGAAAACATTGAACAGAAAGTAAAGGAGATTGTAGCAGATAGACTCGGCGTTGACCCTGACGAAGTTACACCTGAGGCTTCATTTATTGAGGACCTTGGAGCCGATTCCCTTGATACAGTTGAGCTAGTTATGGCTCTTGAGGAAGAGTTTGGAATTGAGATTCCAGATGAGGATGCCGAGAAGATACAGACGGTAGGAGATGCGATAGAGTACATCCAGAAGCACCTCTAA
- a CDS encoding bacteriohemerythrin, whose amino-acid sequence MALIEKRVLPLVDYPGMNRVHKRELDYLNNLYDAIVSGEDDRKVDELLDEFLSDVKNHFSYEEDLMRKSHFFAYPCHSGEHERVLRELKDVKRRWRESRDREFLKKYFEETFKDWIVEHIQTMDTVTAQWLNRVMSGFLY is encoded by the coding sequence ATGGCTTTAATTGAGAAGAGAGTTTTGCCTTTAGTTGACTATCCGGGTATGAACCGGGTACACAAGAGGGAACTTGACTACTTGAATAACCTTTACGATGCAATCGTTTCTGGAGAAGACGATAGAAAGGTTGATGAGCTGCTTGATGAGTTTTTAAGTGATGTGAAGAATCACTTTTCATACGAAGAAGACCTGATGAGGAAGAGCCACTTTTTCGCCTACCCTTGCCATTCAGGGGAACACGAGAGGGTTTTAAGGGAGCTTAAGGATGTTAAGAGGCGCTGGAGAGAGAGTAGGGATAGGGAGTTCCTGAAGAAGTACTTTGAGGAGACTTTTAAAGACTGGATTGTAGAGCACATACAAACTATGGATACTGTAACTGCCCAGTGGTTAAACAGGGTAATGTCTGGTTTCCTCTACTAA
- a CDS encoding holo-ACP synthase: protein MLLAVGVDIVSVKRFEELHRKYGERLIKKVFPEGVDYCFKKRRGELQGCLAARFALKEATVKALSQAGLRTSISRVKVLGGGKELKVEVEGLKGRGLKLLFSISHERDYAVAVVNLVEETRHYPV, encoded by the coding sequence ATGCTACTTGCAGTAGGAGTTGACATAGTTTCCGTTAAGAGGTTTGAGGAGCTCCACAGAAAGTACGGAGAAAGACTAATAAAGAAGGTCTTTCCCGAAGGGGTTGATTACTGCTTTAAGAAGAGGAGGGGGGAGCTCCAAGGGTGCTTAGCAGCTAGGTTTGCACTTAAAGAAGCAACAGTTAAAGCCCTATCTCAAGCCGGATTAAGAACCTCAATTTCAAGAGTAAAAGTTCTTGGGGGAGGAAAGGAGCTTAAGGTTGAGGTAGAAGGTTTAAAAGGCAGGGGGCTGAAGCTCCTTTTCTCCATATCCCACGAGAGAGATTACGCAGTTGCCGTTGTCAATTTAGTAGAGGAAACCAGACATTACCCTGTTTAA
- a CDS encoding pyridoxine 5'-phosphate synthase, whose translation MKRKIRLGVNIDHVATVRNARRTFEPDPVHAAVIADLAGADQITLHVREDRRHVNERDLKMIKEVIHSRVNLEMAVTEEMVKIAKEVKPHQVTLVPEKRQEITTEGGLDVVNQKERVEQAVKELKEAGITVNIFIDPEPQQIRAAKEVGADAVELHTGAYAEAFARNDEEAIEKELNRLKRAAKVAKEVGLKVYAGHGLTYKNVRKVAEIPEIEELNIGHSIVANAILLGLKEAVEKMIKLING comes from the coding sequence ATGAAGAGGAAAATCAGACTAGGAGTAAACATAGACCACGTTGCAACCGTCAGGAACGCAAGAAGAACTTTTGAACCAGACCCCGTTCACGCTGCAGTGATAGCAGACCTTGCCGGAGCCGACCAGATAACTCTCCACGTAAGGGAAGACAGGCGTCACGTAAACGAAAGGGACTTAAAGATGATAAAGGAAGTAATACACAGCAGGGTAAACCTTGAAATGGCAGTTACAGAGGAGATGGTAAAAATCGCAAAGGAGGTCAAACCTCACCAGGTAACTCTAGTACCAGAGAAGAGGCAGGAAATTACAACTGAGGGGGGACTTGACGTAGTAAACCAGAAAGAGAGAGTTGAACAGGCAGTAAAGGAGCTGAAAGAAGCAGGAATAACTGTAAATATCTTTATAGACCCCGAACCCCAGCAAATTAGAGCCGCTAAGGAAGTTGGAGCCGATGCAGTGGAGCTCCATACGGGAGCATACGCAGAGGCCTTTGCAAGGAACGATGAAGAGGCAATTGAAAAGGAGCTCAACAGACTGAAAAGAGCCGCAAAGGTGGCAAAAGAGGTTGGGTTAAAAGTTTACGCAGGCCACGGATTGACCTACAAGAACGTGAGGAAAGTCGCAGAAATTCCAGAAATAGAGGAGCTGAACATAGGCCACTCAATAGTTGCAAACGCCATCCTCCTCGGACTTAAAGAGGCAGTTGAGAAGATGATAAAGCTAATCAACGGGTAA
- a CDS encoding type IV pilus modification PilV family protein: MIRSGFTLIEVLVAVAVLGFSFGAFLVLSGRTVQSTDELLKTTLSTVAAHNCLNEAVYGGKNFNGKSVELYNYKISISQDFEELMGYRVVKLGAGTEDRGVLVELYEVR; the protein is encoded by the coding sequence ATGATCCGTTCAGGTTTTACTCTAATTGAGGTTCTAGTTGCTGTTGCCGTTTTAGGTTTTTCCTTCGGAGCGTTTCTCGTTCTCTCCGGTAGAACCGTTCAATCAACGGATGAACTTTTAAAAACTACTCTCTCAACGGTTGCAGCCCACAACTGTTTAAATGAAGCAGTTTACGGAGGGAAGAACTTTAACGGTAAGAGTGTGGAGCTCTATAACTATAAAATCTCTATCTCTCAGGACTTTGAAGAACTAATGGGTTATAGAGTTGTAAAGCTGGGAGCAGGAACGGAAGATAGGGGAGTCCTCGTTGAGCTCTATGAGGTTAGGTAG
- a CDS encoding prepilin-type N-terminal cleavage/methylation domain-containing protein, with the protein MRLGRRGFTLVELLIAVALSAFILVVSYNFFNVVESSGKFAVENSKLQSSIPPYFYSLLKDFESVNQRYGGFTVSRDVDGNLKSVEFFTEDCYYFKGICKVKYWLYESPSGKKFLIRSELRINSNSPKGIEVPVSFNINSFEVYKLSGGSWVKMNTGRADLIKLVLGFKGGGELPLVFKVRT; encoded by the coding sequence ATGAGGTTAGGTAGAAGAGGTTTTACCTTAGTTGAGCTGCTTATTGCTGTGGCTCTCTCTGCCTTTATCTTAGTCGTTTCCTACAACTTTTTTAACGTTGTTGAGAGCTCCGGGAAGTTTGCCGTTGAGAACAGTAAACTCCAGAGCTCTATACCTCCCTATTTCTACTCTCTCTTAAAGGACTTTGAGTCTGTAAACCAGAGGTACGGGGGCTTTACAGTTAGCAGGGACGTTGACGGCAACCTGAAGTCGGTGGAGTTCTTTACCGAAGACTGCTACTACTTTAAGGGAATCTGCAAGGTAAAGTACTGGCTCTACGAGAGCCCCTCAGGGAAGAAGTTCCTGATAAGGAGTGAATTAAGGATTAATTCAAATTCCCCAAAGGGAATTGAAGTTCCTGTCTCCTTTAACATTAACTCTTTTGAAGTTTACAAGCTGTCTGGAGGTAGCTGGGTCAAGATGAACACAGGTAGGGCGGACCTAATTAAGCTGGTTTTGGGTTTTAAGGGGGGAGGAGAGCTCCCCCTCGTATTTAAAGTTAGAACTTAA
- a CDS encoding ribose-phosphate diphosphokinase, translated as MKQVKLITGNANPELARKVSANLGIPLADVTVGRFSDGETQVVINESVRDCDVFIIQSLCRPANDNIMELLLLADALKRASAGRITAVLPYYAYGRQDRKVNPRDPISAKLLADIIMTSGVNHVVVIDLHAKQVEGFFDIPVDHLEARPVLTDYFLSLGMGGEDTVVVSPDIGGVARARNFAKVLSSPIAIIDKRRPRPNVSEVMNVIGEVKGKRAVIIDDIIDTAGTIVNAAKVIKEMGATEVYAACTHPVFSGPAVERLSNAVKEGFIKEIVVTDTIPLSQEFEGVKVLTVAGMISEAIRRIHYGESISQMFKF; from the coding sequence ATGAAACAGGTAAAGCTCATTACAGGAAACGCAAACCCTGAGCTTGCCAGGAAAGTTTCAGCAAACCTTGGGATTCCCCTTGCCGACGTTACAGTCGGTAGGTTCAGTGACGGAGAGACTCAGGTAGTTATAAATGAAAGCGTCAGGGACTGTGACGTCTTCATTATCCAGTCACTCTGCAGACCTGCAAACGACAACATAATGGAACTCTTACTGCTGGCTGATGCCCTTAAAAGGGCTTCAGCAGGAAGGATTACAGCAGTACTGCCCTACTACGCGTACGGAAGACAGGATAGAAAGGTTAACCCAAGAGACCCTATAAGCGCAAAGCTCCTTGCCGACATAATAATGACCTCTGGAGTAAACCACGTTGTAGTAATAGACCTCCACGCTAAACAGGTTGAAGGGTTCTTTGACATTCCAGTTGACCACCTTGAAGCAAGGCCTGTCCTTACTGACTACTTCCTCTCACTTGGCATGGGAGGAGAAGATACAGTCGTCGTCTCTCCCGATATTGGAGGAGTTGCAAGGGCAAGGAACTTTGCAAAAGTACTTAGCTCTCCAATTGCGATAATTGATAAGAGAAGGCCAAGGCCAAACGTAAGTGAGGTTATGAACGTTATAGGTGAAGTTAAAGGGAAGAGAGCTGTAATAATTGATGACATAATTGATACAGCCGGAACTATAGTTAACGCTGCAAAGGTTATTAAGGAGATGGGAGCAACTGAGGTTTATGCCGCATGTACCCATCCAGTATTTTCCGGACCGGCAGTTGAGAGGTTAAGCAACGCCGTTAAGGAAGGGTTCATTAAAGAAATAGTAGTAACCGACACAATTCCTCTTTCTCAGGAGTTTGAAGGAGTTAAAGTTTTAACAGTTGCAGGGATGATATCTGAGGCAATTAGGAGGATTCACTACGGTGAATCTATAAGCCAGATGTTTAAGTTCTAA
- the rpe gene encoding ribulose-phosphate 3-epimerase: MKPLLAPSILSADFGNLESEIRKVEEAGAHLLHVDVMDGRFVPNITVGIPVVESIRGKTRLPLDVHLMIVEPEKYIPRFIEAGANWISFHFEAAVHHHRIVSQIKELGAKAGIAINPSTPISSLEEIIPYLDFVLVMSVNPGFGGQKFIESSIRKIEKLRELSLELNPKLIIEVDGGIKVENVEKILKAGARIVVAGSAVFKGDPERNVKDFLKKLNQFE, translated from the coding sequence ATGAAACCTCTCCTTGCTCCTTCTATCCTCTCTGCAGACTTTGGAAACCTTGAATCTGAAATTAGGAAGGTTGAAGAAGCTGGAGCCCATCTCCTTCACGTTGACGTTATGGACGGTAGATTCGTTCCAAATATAACTGTTGGAATCCCAGTCGTTGAATCCATTAGAGGGAAAACCCGACTTCCTCTTGACGTTCACCTTATGATAGTAGAACCTGAAAAGTACATTCCCCGATTCATTGAGGCTGGAGCAAACTGGATCTCTTTCCACTTTGAGGCAGCAGTTCACCACCACAGGATAGTCTCCCAAATAAAGGAACTCGGAGCAAAAGCAGGGATAGCTATAAACCCCTCAACTCCTATCTCCTCCCTTGAAGAGATTATTCCTTACCTTGACTTTGTCCTTGTAATGTCTGTTAACCCGGGATTCGGCGGCCAGAAATTTATTGAGAGCTCTATAAGGAAGATTGAGAAGTTGAGGGAGCTCTCTCTAGAGTTAAACCCAAAACTAATAATTGAGGTTGACGGCGGAATAAAGGTTGAAAACGTAGAGAAGATCCTAAAAGCAGGAGCAAGGATAGTAGTTGCAGGATCGGCAGTATTTAAAGGAGACCCAGAAAGGAACGTTAAGGACTTCCTTAAAAAACTAAACCAGTTTGAATAG